The stretch of DNA TGCACCTGTATCATCAGATgtacatttacaaaatgtatgagAACCTCTTTTATATTATATGACAGgtatatttcatgtcattatttTATTTGGATGACACTAATAATTATTGAAACATAAGATGGGGAAACAAATGTCTGATCTTTGGAAAGAGATTTCATATACATTGACTAATAGGGATATTCTAACTGAATGGTCACTGTTGTCCAGGGAACCAATTGCAAGTTGTTAAGGTTACCCAGATGGTTAACTGCTATTTAAAAGCTTACGCATGTGACATATCTTTgaattgttaatttcagtgttTGAGCAGTATCAGAAAGCAAGAACACAATTTGTACAGACTGTTGCTGAACTTGCAAGTCGCCCACAGAATATTGAGACATTACAAAATGCAGGTGTCATGTCACTACTGCGACCTCTTTTGTTGGACATCGTACCCACAATCCAACAAACTGCTGCACTGGCCCTTGGTAGACTTGCCAATTACAATGATGACCTTGCAGAAGCAGTAGTCAAAGGAGACATTCTTCCACAGTTGGTCTATTCTCTTGCTGAACAAAATGTAAGTTGAAATTTCAGGGGAGTATCAGATGAAATAGAAGGAAATATAAAGCATTTGTATTTGAGCAATATATATCAATGTTCTGAGTGTGTAAGggtacaagatttttttttatgatatacaattTGTTGGCTTTTTTTGTACCTGATtccaattttatataaatatggtcttttcatttaaaagtcccatcagtttttttttattagaattttaCTATGTCAGTGTATGTtgcaaactttttaatttttacagTTTAGTATTATTTGTACTAGAAATTGTACAACTGCAATGCTTAAAAGGTGAGAATCTTGATGACATATCCATATGCAttgttagtacatgtatatacaatgtagtCTGTAGAAATCCCACGAAAAAATAAATTCAGGAGTGGAAGCTAAGTGTTAACTGTCCAGTTTgtagttattatggcaccctcaacggagttggggtgacgtattgttattcatcgattctttttttccttattcttcttccacacattttgtccacgcagTTTCTTGGAATTGAGTTGACCAACGTTGATGGAAGTATACCACAATGTGCACCagcatgtgaagttgtgcacctgactttggaatggtcaaaatggctgccgtcaTTATAAATCCAATTTTGTATAATTAGGGCCCCGCGGactaaggcgggtcgccctatagtgatcagtctgtctgtccgtctccgtccgtccgtccgtccgtccgtctgtccgtccgtccgtaacactttaactttgtgtccgctctatatcttgagaaccgttatgatttcaaagtttatacttgacatccattttaaccaacaccagagggtgtgtcatgatgtatgtaaaacttcctaggtcaaaggtcaaggtcaaaaactttgatttcagttgacaaccctgtgtcctgtggtgaagatcgtgtccgctctatatcttgagaaccgttaagatttcaaagtttatacttgacatccattttaaccaacaccagagggtgtgtcatgatgtatgtaaaacttcctaggtcaaaggtcaaggtcaaaaactttggtttcagttgacaaccccatgtcctatggtaaagattgtgtccgctctatatcttgagaaccgttatcatttcaaagtttatacttgacatgtatataaaccaacaccaaagggtgtgtcataatttatgtgcaacttcctaggtcaaaggtcaaggtcaaaaactttggtttcagttgacaaccccatgtcctatggtaaagatcgtgtccgctctatatcttgagaacctttatcatttcaaagtttatacttgacatgtttataaaccaacaccaaagggtgtgtcataatttatttacaacttcataggtcaaaggtcaaggtcaaaaactttgatttcagttgacaaacccatgtcctatggtaaagatgcaattttttaatgcacattattcacagcggggcccacagagatggctcccatctcaatgatatctagttagaAATGGGCaatcatgattttaaaattattcttttgtttatttttttgcagAGATTTTACAAGAAAGCAGCTGCATTTGTATTAAGAGCTGTAGCCAAACATTCACCACAGCTAGCTCAATCTGTGGTAGATTCAGGAGCACTTGATGCCTTAGTTATTTGTTTAGAAGAGTTTGATCCTGGTGTGAAAGAGGCTGCAGCCTGGGCATTAGGTTATATTGCTAGACATAATGCTGGTAGGTTACATACacataaaatatacatatatttgtagCATTACCTCGCAGCAGCAACAACCCATAAATCATATTTATTATCAACTTAAGTGAATATAACAAGAAATTGATATTGGTTGAAAAATAcacttacattgtacattttagtctcttttaaaatgaaattatctgTACCAACTACCATGTCCATAAAATCTTTGATAAACGAGTGTTCAATGTTATTGTATCCCTGATCATTAAATGTGAATAACGTCTATTATTTAGGTTATCTTTCCTTCATGTATATTTATGTAGAACAAAAAGATGGAATATAAAGATTTCTTTTAACAGTATACTATAACTATTTCAGAACTTGCCCAGGCAGTAGTTGATGCTGGTGCTGTTCCTCTATTGGTTCTATGTATACAAGAACCTGAGCTTTCTCTGAAGAGAATTGCTGCTTCAGCTCTTAGTGACATCTGTAAACACTCTCCAGAGCTGGCTCAAACTGTAGTGGATGCTGGAGCTATTGCACATTTGGCTCAAATGATCCTGAACCCTGATGCTAAACTCAAGGTATGATtgtgaaaaagatttttaaacttttaattcaAGGTTCATTTAAAAGAATGCCCTTAACTCAGTAAAAGTGTGGGTTGACTTTCAGAAAAGCATTACTCATGTATATAAATCTGAGATGAAAAATATCCAAAAGAAAAAGGGGGAAAAGGATTGGGCATCCTTTGCAGTTGGGGTACATTTGAAgttgtttgaaatttttcaagatatttcatacataaagatagatataggaagatgtggtatgagtgccaatgagacaactctccatccaagatacaatttataaaagttaaccattataaaTCAAGGTATGGTCTTCAAAAAGGAGTCTTAGTTTGGTGCAcacggaacagcaagctatattaGGGCCCCGAAAAATaactactgtaaaaccattcaaacagggaaaccaacagtctaatctatataaaaaacgtaaaacaagaaacacttataaaccacataaacaaactacaCCTACTTTCTATTTACAACAAATAATTTGGTTGTACAGTAAAAGAAATGTCGACTTTGTTATTGTACAttatatgatgtcattttctaatggaagtttattttttatttgacagAGACAAGTATTCTCAGCTCTTAGTCAGATATCTAAACACTCAGTAGACTTAGCTGAAATGGTTGTCGAGGCAGAAATCTTCCCAGCAGTACTGACATGTCTAAAAGATCCTGATGAATATGTTAAGAAAAATGTTGCAACACTGATTAGAGAAATTGCTAAACACACACCAGAGGTtagtacaaaatatttttatgtacaaATTGGAGCAGTAAAATTAATTCAGGCCAAAGGGTGTAAAGATGAACTTCAATAACCCAGTAATATAAAGGCAAATAGATGTAGGATGTAGGGATTGTGttgatgagacagcaaccaaactaCGCTATCAAACTCTGGAAGGCAAAAAGGTTGACTAAGTCTTCAATAACAATTTCTACACCAAGTATCAAAATAAATCCAGACGAATTTTAAAAGAATCAAACACTCTCATGCTCAGCGATTAACATCAAATTCAGCCATCAACatcaaatttctaaaaaaaaaagaaaaaaaaaagagaaaagtcaaaagaaaaattacacCATTAAAATGTGTACACTATCCTCTGAGGATATCTATAGTCAAATTCTATGTATCTGAATGGAACTCAGAATTTGTAATTAGTCAAACTGGTTGTCAGATTGTCTTTTCTAGAAAAaattccaaattatctccctttaatttatttatatatttatttcctaGCTTGCCCAGTTGATTGTGAATGCTGGAGGAGTTGCAGCTGTTGTTGATTATGTGGGAGAATCTAAAGGAAATGTTCGATTACCAGGAATCATGATGTTAGGTTATGTAGCAGCACATTCAGAAAATCTAGCCAGAGCAGTTATTGTTTCAAAGGTATGtcttttatattataataaaaatctaaaattttatttacgGTGGTACCAAacatcataacaaaaaaaaattggcttaattgtttaattttcttcaaataatgataagagttgtctccctgtagtgttatgtaccatctttaaaaaaatgtaaaagaattcttcaaggataaaaaaatataagttttggaatttcatgaaaatatttattttttatcatactCCAAGttgcaaaaaaaaccaacaagtcAATTAATTCAGATTCAATTTGAGTGAAAGGCAAAATTTAAGATGATTAGTAGTATTAGTAGgctttgaatattttcaaaagaaacaCTCAAACTCAACTTTACctttaacaactttattttagGGAGTAACACAGCTAGCTATAGCACTATCTGAGGAACCAGAGGACCATATACAGGCAGCAGCAGCCTGGGCATTAGGACAGATTGGACGACACACACCTGAACATGCCAAGGCAGTAGCACATGCTAATGTATTACCTAAATTGTTACAATGTTATTTAAGAGCAGATGCATCAGAAGACCTACAGACAAAggtaattatttttatcttttatctcaAATTgtggtatttgttttttttttcctgaaTATTAGGAGTTTGTGTTATGATTAAGTTAACTTTGGTTTTGAATGtttgctttatatatatacatgtgtcaTTTTGTAATTACTCACtctttttacaatatttcataCTTAAAGTTTTATGAAATATTCTGAAAAAACCTTCAAGTTATTGTAATATTCAAGCTGAaacctgttttagttataaatatataaaaatataacagaacaaaacaaaataaacttcTGGTCAACAGGAAATCAGGTTAAAACATCCAAGCGGAAAACAATAAGGATTTATCTGATTTCTTACATTTGTGCAGTTCCTTAAAAGGgtatatacatttttcttttgttctttGTCTTTCagttaaataaaagaaatataatcaaAACTCATAAGATACAAATTAAAGTATCAacaatttatatgtatttaatgaattcatattttttatcattgcaGAGCAAAAAAGCACTGAAAAACATTCTCCAAAAATGTGTACATTTACCAGCACTGGAACCATTACTGCACGATGCTCCACCAAATATACTGAAACATGTTGTCGGACAGTTTAGTAAAGTATTACCACATGATTCTAAAGCTAGGAAATTATTTGTCACAAGTGGAGGACTTAAGAAAGTACAAGAAATTAAAGCTGAGCCAGGATCGGCACTGGCTGAATATGTTAACACAATCAATAATTGTTATCCAGAAGAAATTGTAAAGTAAGTATCATGTTAATACATTCAATTGTGAACTTGATAAATAAGTATATGTAATATATTCACTTCATTGAAGTTAAACAAAAGTCAAAGCATAGAAACAGTTTTTTTACAGTTTTCTCTATACTAAAGCAACAGTGAGATCAACAACATGGTGTTAGACTTCATATATACCTAAAGTTTcagaatatttaatttagttttcaacatttaaaagttCAGGAAGAAATATAACTGAATCCTTGAAAAAAATAGTTGTGACAAaataaaatacaccaaaaaaaaccaacattataataaaaattaaatggagTGAATTCATTAGAAAAACAGGGCCTGTAATAGAAAAAGCTGTATCTCGCCATTAgcaagatgaaaaaaaaacctctttACATAAATGCTAATATACATTTTAACCATATGTTAATATAGACACTTAAAGATGCAAATGACACAAAATCATATATGATATTTAGGCTTATCAAttagtataattttttttgtaagtaATAAAATTCTACTACAATACGCCTAATAATTTGCTTCTGTCTTTTCAGATATTACTCCCCTGGATATTCTGAAAGTCTTTTGGACAGAGTTGACCAGTATCAGCCACACTAAGAACACAGACATCAAATTACattattttcatcatttcatATATTCATTTTCATCCTGTGTTTGATGTATACAATTGACCAAAGCAAGGAAAGACAAACTATCTATGTACTGAAGAAATGTTTAAATTGTTGCTTAAATGTGTAGTGTTGATAATATTGAACAAGTTAAGGCAACTCAAATGATATTAAAAGAAAAAGCTGAGAAAGAAGTTTATCATCATCAAATcagataatttaaaaattaaaaaaaatcaagtgaaAAAGGACTTACATTATTATTCCTTTTATCAGTCCATGGTATATAAAGACACTAAAATTTAGCAGAAAAGccttttcttaaataaaaaactttaaagaaaataagaaaatatactaAATGGGTGGAGACGGAAAAGGGGGAATgttttttaatgtatttgttAGTTCTAAGGGCATACAGAATTGATAGGAACTGCTCACTGCATTCATGTTTTTTCGTAACCATCTAATTTTGACCATGAATGCAGAATTAAACAGGAGCTGGTGTTATATTAAATAGTTGCTATCATTTGATAATTGATGAAAAAGAGCAAATCAGATAAGATATTGACATGCTACAATCATTGCCAGTGGCTACAGAAACATTGTCAACTAGATATGTTATATGATGTTTTATTGAAGTAATGCATTTGTAAATTGccaatgcatttgaattaagTCTCTGACAGAAAAGAAGAAACAATCTCATCCAAACAATTGACtccattttaaaaagaaacatcAAGTTTGCTTTATAATAGTActgaattcaacaaaaaaatagattgtaatATGACAAAATGACACTTGATGGAagcatgttttatatgtttttaaaattgtactAATGTTGTTTGgtgattatttatttattgtaagtACTATCAGCAAACAAAGCATCTgttatttgttgaatattttatattatacttGGAAGAATAACTATATgattaaattaaaattacaaatttttagaCTAAgattagttttatttattaatcaaaAGATAGCCAGAAGGTTAAAGAGATACTAACCGTtctatttttgttgagcctgacACTTCGATTTCAGAAAGCTTGACAGAGATAGTAATCCGCCATCAGCGACAATAACAAACTTCCTTAAAACTATATATTTAAgaaagtggaagacctggatgcttcatatttgtAAATAGATGCCTTATATTATggagtttctgtctgtcatatgtccatggTCCTTGGCCTCATTTCACGATTCactgactacttgaaaaaaggtttagattttttgtaatgttaatttcttattatgagtaataggataattttatttatttagtttgtgTGTACCTTGCTATGTCTTCATGTCTGTCTGACAGTTTTCATCTGACCTCAATCGTGTTTCaaggatcagtgaacaaggttgaGTGTtcatggtcaagtccatatattagatattataagcaataggtctactatatttgatgCATAGATGTCTAGTGGCGGTTCTGAGATTGGAAACCCATCCTtcttttttggacaatcaatgcatttgaatggggacatttacTTGGAACCCCCCTTTAATCCTAGGTTAagaacccccctccccctttcccATTTAAAAATGGCTATATCTGCCCCTGATTTCTGTCTGccatggttcatctgactttgacctcatttttatggtttatTTGTCAGTGTTTTAGTTTTCCTGGTAAAGTTTGTTTGTTATAAACTCATCAAAATTTCAACTATATtcggtgtattgaatgattgtaaggtgtacatgtatttccccATTTGGTTTATCTAAATTtcacctcattttcttggatcatgttaaattaatgtgatacttgtagtaaagctttatatttgggACCATCACTATAATATAATGGTCAGTAAAGAAGGCAATACATTTCAGCATGTTCACTcttgatgggttttttttttgtaatatttagtGAGTCAGGACTCAAGATGTTGCTCATAGAATATTATTTACACATTGAAATTGCATGTTTACAACACTAATCAAAAAGTGAGTTGATGACAAACATTATATTAGTATTTGTTTTTTAACCTCTTACATATATCCTTTCTTAAAACTTTGTTGCTAACTAAGGTTTCAATGCCAACAACTTGGCCAATATCCTTCATCCTAAATCTTTTCACTCGAAAATACCTCCCTACTCTTAAAGATTAGTCTGTACATATAATTCTTATGCCTATATCAAACCAATAATTTATAAACTGCACTAAAATTTTCAGCACCTTAGGTTATCCCtatttttagtggggttcgtgttgctcagtctagttttatatttttgtgattgCGGGGATCGACCCACTATTCCGACACCCCAATAGTCCGACACAAGCTGTAATGATCTGTAATTGAAAATTTGCTTCATATAAAGAAATGGAAAAGACAGCACTTCACATATAAAGGGTGAGCTGGCtcttttttgcaaaaaaaaaaaaaaaacccaacactaTGCTAAAAAGGAATGTGTTTGATTGATTGCTGTTTTCTATACGTACAGTGCCCAATAATGTATGCAAGTTAAAGACGAAAACATATCAATAATTAATACAAAAAGTATGTCCTGTAATCAGGAATGATAGGGATTGAGGGCAGAAAATTTGGACTACCAATAATTTATCCATGTTACCTACCATACAGACAGACATAAACAGCACCATACAATCCTTCCACGAGGGT from Mytilus galloprovincialis chromosome 2, xbMytGall1.hap1.1, whole genome shotgun sequence encodes:
- the LOC143062861 gene encoding sperm-associated antigen 6, with product MSQRQVLQVFEQYQKARTQFVQTVAELASRPQNIETLQNAGVMSLLRPLLLDIVPTIQQTAALALGRLANYNDDLAEAVVKGDILPQLVYSLAEQNRFYKKAAAFVLRAVAKHSPQLAQSVVDSGALDALVICLEEFDPGVKEAAAWALGYIARHNAELAQAVVDAGAVPLLVLCIQEPELSLKRIAASALSDICKHSPELAQTVVDAGAIAHLAQMILNPDAKLKRQVFSALSQISKHSVDLAEMVVEAEIFPAVLTCLKDPDEYVKKNVATLIREIAKHTPELAQLIVNAGGVAAVVDYVGESKGNVRLPGIMMLGYVAAHSENLARAVIVSKGVTQLAIALSEEPEDHIQAAAAWALGQIGRHTPEHAKAVAHANVLPKLLQCYLRADASEDLQTKSKKALKNILQKCVHLPALEPLLHDAPPNILKHVVGQFSKVLPHDSKARKLFVTSGGLKKVQEIKAEPGSALAEYVNTINNCYPEEIVKYYSPGYSESLLDRVDQYQPH